A region of the Gallaecimonas mangrovi genome:
TCAAAGGCATCAACCCCGGCCATGGAGGCAAAGGTTTTTACGTCCGTTTCCCGGGTTTGCTTGAGCATAAAGGTTTTAAGCGGCTTTTGTGCCACCACCAGCGCTTGCTGAAAGGTCATCTGATCTTTGGAATAGGGCTGCACGGCATTGTTGTAAATCTGGTCAAACACCGGGCTCATCACAAAAAAGGTCATGAACAGGGAAATGCCCATAATCACTTGGTTAGAAGGCACCTGCTGCAAACCCAGCGCTTGGCGCAGTATCCCCAGCACCACCACAATGCGAGTAAAGGCGGTCATCATCATCAAGATGGCGGGAATAAAGGTCAGCAGTGTCATCAGCAGCAATACTTGCAACGTGACACTGTATTCCTGGCCGCCATTGGCGGTGTTGGTGACAGTTACCGCCGGCAAGGAGCCGTCAGGTAAAATGGGATTGGCAAAAGAGACTATTGGCAGCAGCAGCAGTCCCCAGAGAAACCAGCGTTTCACTCGCTCTCCTTGTTAACCGGGGTATCGAGGGCCTTGATGAGGCGAATGTCATTACCACTGACCGAAATCAGCATCTGTTCTTCGCCCACTTCCACCAGCAACAACCTGGCACGCGCCCCCAGTTGGGTTTGTGCCACCACTTTAATGGGGCCGGCTTTAAATTGCGGCATATGACGGCGGGCAAAATAAAGCACCGCAATGAGCAGTGCTACAACGCCCAGCAGCGACATAACCAAGGTACCGAGCTTATCGGTGGGGGTTGTCATTGGGCTTTTATCGGCCGCCAAGGTGGCGGCACTGTACAACCAACTGATCATTTGAGCTTTTTGATCCTTTCTTGCTGGCTGATAACGTCGGTGAGGCGGATACCAAACTTGTCGTTCACCACCACCACCTCGCCATGGGCGATAAGGGTACCGTTTACCAGCACATCCAGCGGTTCACCTGCCACCCGGTCCAGCTCTACCACCGAACCTTGGTTTAATTGCAGCAAGTTACGAATACTGATCTTAGAGCGGCCAACTTCCATGGAAATGGTAACCGGGATATCCAAAATGGTATCCAGGCGGCGCTTTTCTTCGGCAGTTAGCTCGGGGCCGGCATCATCATCGCCACTGAACTCTTCCAGTTCAACCGATTCCGGTTCCTCTTGCTCGGACATGGCTGCAGCCCATTCGTCAGCCAGTTTCTGTTCGTCATCAGAGACCATCGATATCCCCTTCCCAATCGGTTGCTAACTCTTCCAGCCCGGAGATGTTGTCGATACGCACCCCACGGCGAGTAATATTTTGCATCTCGGCCTTGGCCGAGCGCGGTCGTTTCATTTTTTCGGTGATTTTCAGTGCCACTTGGTCGCCACTGCGGCCCATCTGTGCCCTGAAGGTGGGTAAGTCTTCCACAAACACCGTTAAATTCTCAGGCATTTCCACCGGGATAACATCGCCCGCTTTTAACTGCATCATTTTGCGCAGCGTCATGTCGGTTTCCAGCAGCTTGGCGCGAATGCCGACCGGCACGTCCATCAACTCATCGCGCAGTGCTTTTGACCAGCGGTGGTCGGTGTCTTCTTTGTCAGACTGCACACCGGCGTCCAACAATTCACGGATGGGTTCGAGCATTGAATACGGCATGGCAATATGAAAATCACCGCCGCCCCCTTCAAGTTCAATGTGAAACGACGACACCACTATCACCTCGGTGGGCGAAACAATGTTGGCCATCGACGGATTCACTTCCGAGTCTAAATACTCAAAGGCCACATCCATTACCGGCGCCCAGGCTTCGGTGTAATCTTCGAACACCAGCTTTAACAGCATCTGGATGATACGCCTTTCGGTAGGGGTAAATTCCCGGCCCTCAATACGGGCATGGAAACGGCCATCACCACCGAAAAAGTTATCCACCAGAATAAAAACCAGCCGCGCTTCAAGCGTAATAAGGGCGGTGCCCTTAAGCGGCCTGAAACGCACCATGTTGAGGCTGGTGGGTACAAATAGGGTATGGACGTACTCACCAAACTTCATGGTTTGTACGCCATTAATGGAGACCTCCGCCGGGTGGCGCATCATGTTAAACAAGCTGATGCGCATGTGGCGGGCAAAACGCTCATTAACGATCTCCAGGGTCGGCATCCGGCCCCGGACAATACGGTCCTGAGAGGAAAAGTCGTACTGCTGAACCGGTTCACCCGAGCCCGCACCGCCTTCCTCTTCAACCTCGTCAACCCCGTGTAAGAGGGCGTCGATTTCGTCCTGCGATAAGAGATCGCTCACCAAGCCTCCTTTACTGCATTACAAATCCGGTGATAAGCACCCGCTCAACCACCGGTTTGCCTGCCACTTTCGTCAGGGCGTCGCGCACCGCTTCTTGGGAAGTGGTACGCAAACTCTCCCTGCCCTGACTGGTTGCCAACTGCTCTTCAGTGAATTGACTGAAGGTTTGCAGCAAGACACTTTCAATCAAGGGTAAATTTTTCTTGGCCAAATCTTCGTCTGTGGCCCCGCGCACCATCACTTGCGCGTTGATTTGCACCACCCGCGAACCGCGGTTGCCTGGCACATTAAAGGTAAAGGGGTTAGGCAGCGCTACATAAAGCGCTTCTTCACCCGGTTTCGGTGCTGCGCCTTTCTCACCGTCTTTACCGTCGGTTTGTTCGGTTTTAGCGCCATCGGCCGCCTTGTCTTTGTCGCCCGACATCAAGAACCAGGCCACACCACCACCAATAATCAGTAACAGCACCACCGCCGCCACAATAATGATGACGAGCTTTTTCTTGCTACCACCTTTTTCAACAGGTTCTAGTTGTAATTCGTCAGCCATGGTTCTCTATCCGATTTTATCCTTCCCCTACTTTACCTTAGCTATTGGCTCAGGCGTAGGCATCAACAAGCCCATCAGGGGTCAGGGTATAACGATAGGGCAAGCTTTCATCAACTTCACCCTCATCACCCGTCCAGAAACCACCGTTGTTCTGGCCCTGCCACTGTCCCTGGCGACCATCACCGCCATTATTGTTATTGGCTTGGTCGCGAACCTGACCGTCCGCCAAGTTAAAGCCCTGGCCTGCCATCATGTCTTTTAGCTTAGGCATGGCATCTTGTAACCACTCGCGAGTTTGGGCATGGCTGGCCTGGAATTGGACCTGGGCATCATGGTGATGCACCTGCACGCGGATCATCAAGCTCCCCAGCTCTGGTGGGTCCAGTTGAATGTGGGCGTGCTTGAGGTTTTTTGACAGCATCATGCCAATTTTGTCGGTTAACGCATCGGCAAAACGGTTTTGGGCAATCAGTTGGCTCTTATCAGCATTGGCTTGCTGGCTGGTATCTTTAGGGCCGTCCAGAGGCGATGGCGCATTTTGCATCGGCTGGTTGTTGCCGTTATTGCCAGTTGCTGCCGAGTTATCCGGTTGCTGGCCGGCCAGGGCTTCAATGCCATGGGCGTGCTGCGGCTGGGCCGCGGCTATTTTACTGACATCACCAGGGTGGGCACTACCGGCAACAACAGGCGCCAGGCCTTTATGGTCTTGGCCAGCGGCTTTGCCATCAAGCCCGGCCAATAGGCTACTCAGGTCACCTACTTTGGCGTCTTTTTTCTTATCTGCTTTATCGGTTTTACCATCAACATCGCTGACGGCGTTTGCGTCATCTTGATCTTGATTGGCAGCTTTCGCCGCGCGGCCTTGCAGTAAGGCAGTCATTGCTTGGCTGCTTTTCGCGCTCGATTCGGCTTTGTCTTTATCCGCCGCGGTTTTCGCTTTTAAACCGCTTAAGAGTGCCTCGCCTTGCGGCGTTTTGCTGTCTTGCTCATCCGCTAACTGGGCACTGGCGGCAGCCTTGGCTTTATCGTCGGCCGCTTTCACTTCCACCCAATTACCGGCAGCGTCTTTGATAAAAAGCGGTTTGTCGTCACTTTGTGCCAATTTTTTGGCATCTTTGTCGCCGTCGCCATCCGCCTTACCTTTCAAGGCTTTGCCGTCACCGTCTAGTGATGCGTCTTTGTCGTCATCACCTTTAGCGTCAGCATCGCCTTTACCAGCACCTTTAACCAGGGCCTGTAATACGGCGGCTTTACCAGAATGCGGTGAAGCTGAATGTGCAAGCATCTCGTCACCGTCTTTGTCGCTGGTCTTTTTATCGTCGTTAAGCTGAGTTTGGGCAAAAGCCACTAAGTTAATGAGCGCATCCCCGTCCTCGCCCTTTTTCTTAGCGTGCTCACCTTTGCCGTCTTTGTCTTTAGCGTGGGTTTTGCTGTCGTGCTTGGCCTTGGCTTCTTGTAGGCCATGCTCCGACTTTTCCCCTTTTACCGGTGTTTTTTCACTCTGCGCAGCATCTTTGGCTTTGTCTGCTGCCTTGGCTTTATCGCCAGCATCGGCTTTGTCAGCAGCATCGGCTTTGTCATGGTCGCTTTTGGCCTGCTCAGCCTTTTTACGTTGCTGATGGGCTTGCTGAGCTTCGGCTGCCTTTTCATGGCGTGCAGCCGGCACCGATTTGCCGCCGTTGTCCATCGCCTTACCAAAGAGGTTGGCAAAATGATCATTGCCTTTTTCTTTTGTTTTCGAGCTGTTATCGGCAGCTGCATTGTGTTGAGTGAGCGCTGAGACTTGCATAGGACGGTCCAATACCAATCAGATGGTTAAGACTATGCAATTGGCGTTCCAACCTTACGGTTCACCAAGTCATCCAATTCCCGCTGCTCGCGGCGCTGCGCCTGTAGATTGGCTTCTTGCTGTTTGCGCTCCAGCAATAGCGCAATGGCTTTGGTTTCTTGGCGGGCGATACGCCAGTCATTTTCGCGGCTGGCAACCGCTTGCTGGTGTTGCACCAACTGCCCTTGCAGATCGTCAAGGCCACTATCTAAACGGGCAACAAAGTTTTGGTAGTGCACCATGTTCACCGCATTAAGGCCGCTACCGGCTTTTTGTTGCATTTCACGCAGGTAGTCGTTGCGATAACGCTGCAAGGTATTGATTTTGCCTTGCAATGCCGCCAAGGCTTCACGGGCTTGCGCCAATTGCGCCAGGGCTTTGTCTTCGGTGTCTTTACGCTGATCGAACACCAGCTCTAATGATTTACTCATGCACCCTCCCCGGCGGCTTTAGCCAACAATTCCAAGGCTTGCAGGCATTCGTCATAAGGACAAACTTCCTGCATGGCCTGGCGTAAAAATAAATTCATCGGATCGCGCAGCCGAATGGCGGTATCGACTTTGGGGTCGGAACCCTGGCGGTAAGCACCCACCTGGATCAGATCCCGCGACTGCTCGTAAGCTGAAAATAGCGCTTTTACCCGGCGCGCCTGCAGTTGATGCTCTTCAGTGGTGACCTGCGGCATCACCCGAGAAACCGAAGCACCAATATCAATGGCCGGATAATGGCCGCTATCGGCCAGGGCCCGTGACAGCACAATGTGGCCATCTAAAATGGCACGGGCGGCATCCGCCACCGGATCTTGCAGGTCATCACCTTCAGAAAGCACGGTAAAAAAGGCCGTAATACCGCCCTGGCCGTCGCCACCGTTACCTGCCCGTTCAACCAACCCGGGCAACCTGGCAAACACCGACGGCGGATAGCCTTTGGTCGCAGGCGGTTCACCCACCGCCAAGGCGATTTCCCGCTGCGCCTGGGCGTAGCGGGTTAATGAGTCAACCAACAGCAGCACATTAAGGCCCTGGTCGCGAAAATACTCGGCAAAGGTTAAGGCCGTTTCGCAGGCTTTTAGCCGCATTAATGGGCTGGTATCGGCGGGGGCGGCCACCACTACTGCCCGGCGGCGCCCCTCAACACCTAAAATTTCGTCAATAAATTCACGGACCTCACGGCCCCGCTCCCCCACCAGGCCCACCACTATCACATCTGCGCTGGTGCCACGGGTCATCATGCCCAGCAGCACTGACTTACCAACCCGGAGCCGGCGAAAAGGCCCATCCGCTGGCCTTGGCCAACGGTCAAAATGGTATTAATGGCCCGAACCCCCACATCAAGGGGTTGACGAATGGGGCGGCGCGTAAGCGGGTTCAAAGGCCGGCCCTTAAAGCCAACACGGTTTTCAGCCCGCACCGGGCCTTGGCCATCAAGGGGGCGGCCTAGGCCGTCTACCACCCGGCCAAGCAGGCTCATGCCCACCGGCAAGGTGGCGGAAACGCCAAGGGGGGTGACCCGAGCACCGGGCAGAATGCCCGACACATCTTGGTTAGGCATTAAATAGAGGGTGTTGTTACCAAAGCCCACCACTTCGGCCTCAACATCTTGGCTGTGGCCTTCAATGCGGCAAAGGGAGCCAATGGGTGCGCGGCACCCCTGGGCTTCAAGGGCTAAGCCAACCACCCGTACCAAACGCCCAGCGACGCTGGGTTTTGGCACCTGCATTAGCCGTTGGTAACGGCTTAGGCTGTCAGCCAAGTGCCGACGTTCAATCTCCTTCACGGCTCAGCCCTGCCTCGGTCAGTAGCCCTTGGCACAAAATACGCAGCCGTTCTTGCAAGTCGACCTCTACCAAGGATTGGCCAGCGTCAATACGGCATTGGCCATGGCGAAGGGTTGGCTCTTCGCGAATTTTCCAGCGCCGGTCTTTGAGGTCTTCCTCGCTGTATTGCTGATGCAGCAAGCGCGCATCGGTAGGTGCCACTTCGATGGTAATGGCGGTGTCGTCATCAGACAGCGCTTCGATACCTTGGCGGATCATGTGGTGGATAATATCTTGGTCGGTTTTCAATTCATGGCCCAGCACCGCTTGCATGCCAGCCACCAGCAAGCTAACCAGCTGTCCTTCAAGACGCTGGTCGCGGTCATCAAGGGGTTTAACCAATTGGTCGGCCATGGCTTGCCAGTGGTTTACCGCATCGGCAATTTGTTGTTGCCCGGCTTGCAGGCCGTCTTGCAAGCCTTGCTGGTAGCCCCGCTCCTGGCCTTGCTGATGACCTTGGGCAAAACCTTCTTCATGGCCTTCTTTTAAGCCCTGCTCGCGGCCTTCGGCAAAACCTTCGTCTACCGCGTCGGCACGCAGTCCTTCCAGTTCGCTGATGCTCAGCCCTTGCGGCCGACTTGGCGCGGTTTCTGGCTCAGCGTCCTGGCCCTGCTTACGCCTGTGAATATGCAGCGCCTTGGACACTTCGTCCTGCGAGGGCGGAGTAAAGTCGTCGCCTTCCCAACGCTGAATATCGTCGCTCACGTCGTTCACCTAATCAGAGGAATTCATCGGCACCGCCGCCACCCAAGGAGATCTCACCTGCATCCGACAAGCGTCTGGCAATGCTCAAGATCTCTTTCTGGGCCACTTCCACATCCGACAAGCGAATGGGGCCCATGGCTTCGAGGTCGTCGCGCATCAGATCGGCGGCCCGTTTCGACATGTTCTTGAACATCTTTTCACGCAGGCCGTCATCGGCGCCTTTAAGGGCTTTAATCAAGGTGTCTTGCTGAATGTCACGCAGCAGCGTCTGAATGGCCCTGTCGTCCACGTCGGCCAGGTTTTCAAAAACAAACATCAAGTCTTGAATTTGTTGGCTCAGCTCTTCGTCGGCTTCGCGGATACCTTCCATCAACTGGTTTTCGACGGCGGTATCGAGGTAGTTCATGATGTTGGCAGCGGCTTTCAAGCCGCCCATCTTCGCCGCTTGCGCGCCACTTTGGCCAGCAAACTGCTTTTCCATAATTTCGTTAAGTTCTTGCAGCGCCGCCGGTTGCACCTCTTCGAGGTTGGCAATACGCATTAAAAGGTCTAAGCGGTCACGCTCAACAAACTGCGACAAAATCTCGGCGCTTTGGTCCGGGTCGAGATACGACAGTACGATGGTCTGAATTTGCGGGTGCTCGTTTTGAATGATGCTGGCCACTTGGCGCGCATCCATCCATTTCAGCGATTCCAGGCCCTTGGCATTGCCACCGAGAATAATTTTGTCGATAAGCGCGCCGGCTTTGTCTTCACCCAAGGCATGGTTCAAGGCTTTACGGATAAAGTCTTCGGAGTCAAAACCAATGGACGAATACTGCTGGATGTCCTCAATAAATTGTTTGTGGACCGCCATCACCTTGTCTTGGCTGAAGTCTTCCATCGACGCCATCATCATGCCCACTTTCTGCACCTGCTTAGGCTCTAGGTGGCGCAAAATAGAGGCGGCATCTTCCTCGGTGAGGCTCAGCAGCAAAATGGCCGTTTTTTCAATGCCATTGAGTTTGCTGACATCAAAGGTCTTTTTCTCTGCGACTTCATTTGCCATCGTCTGTTAACCACCCTTTGACCACCTGAGCCGACAGCTCGGGTTCGTTCGCCACCAAGGCACGAATTGCTTTGAGCACTTCTTCGTCTTTACGAAGGTCAGGCAACTGTACACCACCTACCATGGTAATACCCGGCGCCAAGGCATCTTCACCGTCCATACCGGAGAAGCTTTCTAACGCGTCGCCGCCGCCACCCATTCCCATGTCACCAGCCAGCGCCAGGTCAGTATCTTGGGCGTTGCCACCCAGCAGGCGTTTCAGAAGCGGCCTTACCACCACGAAAATCAGCACGATAATGATAAGGGCACCGGCCAGCACTTTCGCTAAACGGGCGAACCAGCCGGTTTGGTAGAACGGAATGGGCTCATCAAGGCCTGTATCCGGGCGCGCAAAGGGCACCGACAATACTTCCAGGCTGTCACCACGGGTTGGGTCTAAGCCCAGGCCCGCCATCAACAGCTTTTTAATGCTCGCCAATTCGTCGGCACTGCGTGGCACTTCGGTCACTTTGCCGTCGGCGCCCACTTGTTTCTTGTAGTCCACCGCTACCGATACCGTCATCCGGTCAATGGTGCCCACTTGTTGGCGGGTATGACTGATGGTGGTATCCAATTCATAGTTTTTGGTGCTTTCAGAGCGGCTAGAGCCTGGCGTTTGTACGGTATTAGCCTTGGTATTGGTGGCATCTTCCGGGATCTGTGAATCCACTGGTGGCTGGTTAGACAGCGCACCGGGCACGCCGCCAGCGGTACTGCCGCCACGGTTTTCTTTAACGTCCATTTCTGAACGCACCGCCGGCTGGTCAGGGTTGTAGCGTTTTTGGGTTTGTTCGACGGCAGTAAAGTTCATGGACACGTCCACCTGAGCGGTATAGTTGTCCAGGCCCACTACCGGGATCATGATGGAATCAACCTTGTCCATGTACTGCTTCTCGCGAGCGGTTTCCAGCTCTAATTCCTTGCGAGATTCTGCGGCCATGGCATTTTGGCTGCCGGAGTTGAGCAGACGGCCATTTTGGTCGGTTACCGTAACCTTATCCGGGCTCAAACCGTGCACGGCAGAGGCCACCATATCAACGATGGAATCCACTTCTTCTTGCTTTAAGGTCAAGCCATTACTCAGCGCCAGCACCACGGTAGCCGAGGGCTTTTGACGCTCACGCAAGAACACCGACTCTTTGGGAATGGCCAGCAGCACCCGCGCTCTTTTCACCGCTCTTAATTGCTCAATGGCGCTGGCGAGTTGTTTTTCTCGGCTGAACTTCAGGCGCTCTTGTTCCAGGCGTTGGCTAACACCAAAGCCCATATCTTTCATCAAGATATCGTCGCCGTTGTCGCTTTCTTGGTTGCTGCTCAAACCGGCACGGGTCATGGCCAGTTTGATTTTTTGATAGTCGCCATCAGGCACCGATACGGTGTTACCTTCGACTTTGTAGGTGAATTTGTGTTGGTCGAGAAAATCGAGGGTAGAAACCAGTTGGTCGGTTTCCATACGGCCAAGGGGACGATAATCAGGCTCTTTGGCCCACAGGAACACCAGTACCACCAGTGCCAGACCAATAGCCAAACCCAAAATCAAGCTGACTTGACGCAACATATCGGCATTGCCGAGGTTGGACATCAAGCTAAAGCTTTGCTCGCCAGTATCGCTACCGCCGCCCACAGTGTTGTTACTGCTGGTGTTTTCAACTGCTTCTGCAGGCACCGGCGCCGCGGCATTGCCGACGGTGGCCAGTTGGGTGTTCTCGTCCGCCACGTACTACTCCTTACACCGGCATGTTCATCACATCCTGGTACGCTTGAATCAACTTGTTGCGTACCTGGATGGTGGCTTGGAAAGCGATGCCTGATTTTTGACTGGCGATCATGGCATCAGCAATAGACACCTTGGGGTCACCCATTTCAACGGCGGTTTGTTTCGCCGAGGCATCTTGCTGGAGACCGTTAACCTTGTCCAGTGCCTGAGTAAAGAGGTTAGCAAAGTCACTTTGTACCGAGCGCGGCGCTTGGCTTTGGCCCAAGCTGGCCACGCTGTCGGTATTTTGTGTTTCCAAGCTGGCACGAGGGCCTTGCGCTTGGTTAATAAGTGACTGCATCTGTTGCAGCAAGGCTGAGTTTTCACCACCGATCTTCATGTCATTATTCCGTCGTTAGTGACTGTGACAAACACCTTCTTGCAAGTGGCAGGCCAAGTTTTATGCAGGGATGCTGATCCCCGCATCACGCAGCCTGGCGAGCTTATAACGCAAGGTTCTGGGGCTAATACCAAGCTTCTCGGCAACCGCCTGACGCGAGCCATTACAGGCTTCCAAGGTATCAATAATGATCTGCGCTTCCTGCGCCTTAAGCTCACCGGATAAACCGTCGGTGTTCGGCAGTTCAAGCTCGGCATCCGGGGCGGATTCGATATACAAGTGCTCGGGCTCGATCACCAAGCCGTCGCTTAAAATCAGCGCCCGCTGCATCACGTTATCAAGCTCACGCACATTACCCGGCCAGTTATGGCGCTTAAGCTGCTCAGCAGACGCTGCAGACAGCTCTGGCACCAGGCCACGGCAGTGACGGCCAAGCAGATGCGCCGCCAAGGGCACAATGTCATCGGGCCGGTCTTTAAGAGCAGGCCAGGTCAGCGGGAACACATTCAGGCGGTAATATAAATCTTCACGAAAACGCCCTTCGGCCACCGCTTCTTTAAGATCGCGGTTGGAAGTGGCCAGTACCCGCACATCCAAGGAAATGGTTTTACGGCCTCCTAAGCGCTCGACTTCCCGCTCTTGCAGTACCCGCAGCAATTTCGCCTGCAGGCCCAAGTCCATCTCGGTAATTTCATCAAGCAGCAAGGTGCCGCCGTTGGCTTGCTCAAATTTCCCGGGGCAAGCTTGAATGGCACCGGTAAAGGCGCCCTTTTCATAACCAAACAAGGTTGCTTCAAGCATGTTGTCGGGGATGGCCGCGCAGTTAATGGCGACAAAAGGATTGGCAGCGCGCTCGGAATGCTGGTGCACGTAGCGCGCCAGCACTTCTTTACCGGAGCCACTTGGGCCCAGCACCATCACGGTGGCATCGGTTTTGGCAACTTTGTCGGCCAGTTTTAACAGCGCCAGACTTTTGGCATCTGCCACCACCGGGCCCTTGTCGTCATCGGGCTCGCTAAGGGCGTAGCGGCTAACCATGTTAATCAGCACTTCTGGCGCAAACGGCTTGGCCATGTAATCAATGGCGCCAAGCTTCATGGCTTCAACGGCATCGTTTACCTTGGCATGGGCGGTCATCAGCAGCACCGGCAACTCTGGGTAGGTTTTGCGCACCGAACGCAATAGCGCCATG
Encoded here:
- a CDS encoding sigma-54-dependent transcriptional regulator, giving the protein MTQVLIVEDDAALSEALVDTLELAGFAVKSAINGEEALLALKASDFQIVVSDVQMAGMDGMALLRSVRKTYPELPVLLMTAHAKVNDAVEAMKLGAIDYMAKPFAPEVLINMVSRYALSEPDDDKGPVVADAKSLALLKLADKVAKTDATVMVLGPSGSGKEVLARYVHQHSERAANPFVAINCAAIPDNMLEATLFGYEKGAFTGAIQACPGKFEQANGGTLLLDEITEMDLGLQAKLLRVLQEREVERLGGRKTISLDVRVLATSNRDLKEAVAEGRFREDLYYRLNVFPLTWPALKDRPDDIVPLAAHLLGRHCRGLVPELSAASAEQLKRHNWPGNVRELDNVMQRALILSDGLVIEPEHLYIESAPDAELELPNTDGLSGELKAQEAQIIIDTLEACNGSRQAVAEKLGISPRTLRYKLARLRDAGISIPA